The following is a genomic window from Amycolatopsis acidiphila.
CACCGCCTGCGCCCCTTCGCCGAGCAGGATCGCCAACGCCGCCTCCGCGATCCGCTCCGCCGTTCCCCGCTCCGCCATGTGTACAACGTACACCTGCGCGTGTACGTTGTACACGCCGTGGTGTGGAGGGTCTTTTACCGGTGACCGGCTACCAGGGGAACGGCAGCTGGGCGGCGAGCTCTTCGGGTGCGGACAGCCGCCAGGCTTCGTACACCAGCTCGGACAGCTCGTCGACCTCGATCTCGGCCAGGTGGACCACCACCCAGCCGAAGCCGCCGGCGGTGAACTGCTCCTCGAAGACGTGCGGCCGCTCGGCGACGAGCGCCTGCTGCTCGGACAGTGTCTGCTTCAGGCCGACGGTCTGGGTGCGCGGCCAGTAGTAGCCGAACCGCTTGCCGCGCACGCTGAACGAGGTGTACTCGCCGCCCTCCGCGCGCCGGACATCGGCAAGCGTGTCGACCATGCGCTGGAACTCGCCGCTGTGCGCACTCACGTCGCACAGCCTAGGACCTCGCCGGGGCGGGTCAGGAGGCCGTGGTTCGCAGCGCGGTCACGGCCACGGTGGTGTAGCGCATCGTGAAGCTGCCGCCCATCGCGTCGACGGCCGCGCCGACGCCGTCCAGGATCTCCGCCATCGAGGCCGGCGGCAGCTGGGTGTTGGCGCCGAGGGTGGGCAGCTGGTCCAGCCACTCGTCCCGGGTGTAGACGCGCTCCCAGTCGAACCGCCATTGCTCCGGCTCGCCCAACCCGCCGACCTCGCGGATCCCGTCGGCGATCCTGGTGAACAGCGGCTGGTAGGTGTCGAGCGCGGACCCCAGCAACCGGCGCGCGTCGAACGGCGAGTCCGGCGCCACCCGCCGGTAGCTCGTGGCGAGGGCTTCCAGCACCTTGGACGGGGTCTGGAACACGTGGTGGAAGGGCGCGAGCCGGCCGCCGGGCCGCAGCACCCGCGCCGCCTTGGCCGCTCCGGCGACCGGGTCGACCCAGTGCCAGGCCGTGCCGGCGACGACGGCGTCGAAGGTCCGTCCGGCCGGGTCCCAGGCTTCGAACGTGGCGACCTCGACATCGACCCCGGTGTGGCGCGCGAAGTCGGCCATCCGCGCGTCGGGCTCGACGCCGAGCACCGTGCAGCCCGCCGCCTGGAACTGCCGGGCCGCGATGCCGGTGCCGCAACCGACGTCGACGACGTCGGACCCGGTCGCGGCGATCCGGTCCACGAGCGCATCGGGATAGGGCGGCCGGGTGCGGTCGTAACGCGCGGCGTCCACGCCGAACGACTGGGCTGTCTTCCGGAGTTCGTGCGGCTCGGGTGCGGACCGTTGCGTTCGCTTCGGCGATGCGGGCATGCGGCCACAGTAGGACCACGGTCCTCGGCGGAAGGCCGAGCGGGGAGACCCTGCACCACGATTTCGCGCACAGCTGATGCGCGACCGACCGCGCCGCGAGGCAGCCGAGGATCAGGCAGCGCTCAGGACAGCAGCGACAGCTTCCTGGTCAGCTTGTCGATGCGGTTGCGGGGGCCGATGAGCCCGACCGCGTAGTAGTCGGTCTCGGTGTCCGCGACCTCGCCGAGCCGTTCCAGGTACTCGTCGTAGACCCGGGTCCGCTGGGCCAGGCCGGGCATGTCGGCCACGAACATCCCGTCGGAGCCGGCGGCCTTGGCGCGCAGCTCGGCCAGCTGCTCGGCCGAGGCGGCGAGGACCGTGCAACCGGCCCAGGGCAGTCCCGGGTGGAGCCCTCCGCCGGAGTCCTTGCCGTCCGGGCCGAGCAGGCCCGGCACCGCTTCGCCGGTTGCCGCCGCGACGCAGACGGCGGCGTTCGCCGCCAGCCCCGGTGCGAGCGCCTCGTTGACGACGACGACCCCTTTGAGGCGGGCGGCGCGGGTGGGCTGATTTCACGACGGGGGAGACGCTACAGCTGACCGGCAGCGCCCAGCTGGAATGGATCACGCCCGGTTCGCCCGGCGACGACGGCGGCACCGGCCGCCGGGTGCGCTTCCACCCCGACCGGATCGTCGCCGCGTACTCGCTTCCGATCCACTCCGGCGGCGTCAACCCGTCTCCGCACAACCCGGCGCTGACCGCCTGAGCGCGCCCCCGGTCAGGTGTCGCGGTTGCTCGACAGACCCGCGGCAGCAGCCGTGACGGCGGCGATCACCCGCTGCAGCCCGTCCGGCGTCAGCCGGAACGAAGGCATCGAGACGTTCACCGCCGCGACCGGGGTGCCCTGGAAGCCGAGGATCGGGGCAGCCACGGCGGTGAGCCCCACCTCGTACTCCTCGGCGGACACGACGTAGCCGGTCCGTTGCTCCTGGCGCAGCCGTTTCAGCACGGCGGCGACAGTGCGCGGCGCCTTCCCGATTCCCGGCCACGGCGTCGGGCATCCGGACAGGATGTCGGTGACCTCATCGGCTTCCAGGCCCAGCAAGAGGGCGCGGCCACTGGACGTGCAGTTCAGCGGTGAAGCCCGGCCGATCCACTCGTGAGCCTGGATGCCGCGGCCGGACTGCTCGCTCAGCACGGTCAGTGCCGCGCTGCCTTCGCGGACGGTGAGGTACGCCGGCTCTCCCAGCTCGCGTGTGAGGCCCCGTAGGGCTTTCGCGGCATTGCGGCGCAGCCTGCTGTCCGTGCCGGCGGCGGCGAGCGCGAAGATGCGCCAGCCGAGGCTGTACTCGAGGGTCCGCGGGTCGCGCTCGACGAACCCTTCCGAGGCGAGGACCTTCAGCGTGCGGGAGATCTGCGTCTTCTCCGTGCCGAGCTCCTCGGCGACGGCCTGCACGCCGAGCGGGCCGGAACCCAGTGCCGTGAGCACGTTCAGCGCGCGGTGGACGCTCGTGAGGCTGTCGTTGGCCATCCGGCCATCGTCCGTGCTGCGTGCGCGGAGCGCAACTCGCGTTGCCGAGCGCCCACGGGCGTGCCTAACGTGGGGATCATGTGCGGAATCGTCGCGTGGTACTCCCAGTCCACCGGGCCCGAACTCGTCGAGACGGGACGGGAGATGCTGAGCCGGATCGTCCATCGTGGACCGGACGACAGCGGGCAGACCCTCGTCGGGGAGCGGACCTGGCTGGGGCACAACCGGCTTTCCATCGTCGGGCTCGAGGACGGAGCACAGCCGCTCGAGGGCCCGCGTGGCTGGGCGATGGTGTGCAACGGTGAGATCTACAACGACGCCCAGCTGCGGGAAAGCCTGTCCGGGTTCCGGTTCGGCACGGGATCCGACAACGAGTCCGCCCTCGCCCTCCTCGCGCTGCACGGCCCGCGCGCGCTCGATCGCCTGCAGGGCATGTGGGCGCTGTGCGCGGCGACGCCGGACGGCCGGTTCATCGCCGCCCGCGACCGCCTCGGCATCAAGCCGCTGTACTGGGCGAAGGTGGGCGACACGCACCTGTTCGCCTCCGAGATGCGCGCCTTCTCGCTCGACGTCCAGCACGCCGTGGCAGCGTTCCCGCCGGGCTGCTGGTGGACCCCGGAGGACGGTTTGGTCCGGTTCGCCGAGGCCGTGACGCCGGCCGAGGTCCGCGCTGACGCCGTCGAGCAGCGGACTCGCGACGTGCTCGTCGACTCCATCCGGCGGCACCTCATGGCCGACGTCGAGGTCGGCGTCTTCCTCTCCGGGGGCCTCGACTCGAGCATCGTCGCCGCGGTCGCCGCGGACGAGTACGCCAGGCGCGGCGCGCGCCTGAAGACCTTTTCGGTCGGCACCACGGGGTCCCCGGACCTCGCGGCGGCGCGTGAGGCCGCGGAGTTCCTCGGCACCGAGCACCACGAGGCGGTCTTCGATGCGGCGCAGGCCATCGACGCGCTGGAGGACGTGATCGCCTCCGTCGAGTCGTACGACGCGGGGCTGATCCGCAGCGCCGTGCCGAACTGGTTCCTAGCCGAGCTGGCCGCACGCCACGTCAAGGCCGTGCTGACCGGCGAAGGGGCCGACGAGCTCTTCGCGGGCTACGGCTACTACCACGAGCAGCACCCCGCGCCGGGAGAGCTCCGGCGGGAGCTGGAGCGCACCGTGGGCCTGCTGCACGGCCTCAACCTCCAGCGCTGCGACCGCGTGACGATGGCACACGGTCTCGAGGCCCGCGTGCCCTTCCTCGACACCGCCGTGGTCACGCACGCGATGTCGTTGCCCGACGAGGTGAAGCTCCTCGGCGAGGACGGCATCGAGAAGAGCCACCTGCGCCGTGCGTTCACCGGATGGCTTCCCGATTCGGTGCTCTGGCGGCGCAAACTGGAGTTCGGCACCGGCAGCGGCGCCCAGGACCTGCTGACCCCGTACTGGGAACGGCAGGTGAGCGATGACGACCTCGCCGTGGCCCGCGCCGACACCGACACGCAGGTCAGGTCCAAGGAGGAGCTGGCGTACTACCGCGCGTTCCGCCGCGCGCTGCCGGAGATCAGGCCGCACTCGGTCCTGACCCGGTTCGCCCTCGCCTAGTACTCCAGCCGGACTTCGTGATCGGTGCTGGTGAGGGGGTGTCGGAGATGGGTGCGGCCGCCAGTTGATCATGGTCGGTTGTGTGGACTTCCCAAGATCGGCTGGCGGCCGCGGGCCGCAGCATAAACCCTGCTCGCTGGCAGGCGATGTTCGATGAGCTGACCGCGCGGATCGCGGGCCGTTTCAGCCGGGTCGAGCCCCGTCGTCGGGCGGAGAAACTGTTGCTGGGTCTGGTGTCTGAGCTGCCGCGGAAGAACTGTTGGACCATCGCCGAGCATGTCGGAGACGCGACACCAGACGGCCTGCAGCACCTGCTCGCGCGGGCGGTGTGGGATGCCGACGCGGTGCGTGACGACCTGCGCGACTACGTCTGCGACCACCTCGGCAGCCAGAACGCAGTCCTGATCGTCGATGAGACCGGAGACTTGAAGAAGGGCACGCGCACCGTTGGGGTGCAACGTCAATACACCGGAACCGCCGGTCGGATCGAGAACTCGCAGGTCGCGGTGTATCTGACGTATGCCACGACGGCCGGGCACGCGTTTATCGACCGGGCCTTGTATCTGCCGAAGTCCTGGACGAGCGACCGCGAACGCTGCGCCGCGGCTGGGATCAGCGAGAACATGCAGTTCGCGACCAAACCCGCCCTGGCCACCACCATGATCGCCCGAGCCCTCGATGCCGGAGTTGATGCGCCGTGGGTGACCGGCGACGAGGTCTACGGCGCCGACCCCACGCTGCGCGCGGAACTGGAGCGCCGTGGCGTCGGCTATGTGCTGGCCATCGGATGCGACCGCCGCGTCACTACCGGAGCGGGGACGTTCCGCCCGGACGAGTTGGCCACCCGACTACCGAAACATGTGTGGCAACGCCTGTCGGCCGGTACCGGGGCGAAGGGACACCGCTTCTACGACTGGGCTTTGGTCGACATTGATCAGGATGCCGAGGTGGGCGGGCATCGATGGCTGCTGATCCGACGCAACCGCCGCACCAGAGAGTTGGCGTTCTACCGCTGCTACGCGCCCACCCCCGTCGCGTTGCCCGTTCTGGTTCGCGTGGCTGGAACCCGCTGGCGTGTCGAAGAATCCGTTCAAACCGGCAAAGGTCTGGCAGGCCTGGACCAGCACCAGGTCCGCCGCTGGCTCTCATGGCATCGCTGGACCGTTCTGGCGACGCTCGCGCACGCGTTCCTCACCGTCCTCGCCGCGACCGAACCCACCCAAACACCAACATCCACCCGCTGGATTTCCTTGACCTGCAACGAAGTCCAACACCTGTTCGCCACGATCACCACCACGCTGATCACAGGCACCACGCACCACCTACGCTTCTCAGCCTGGCGCCGACAGCATCAACACCGAGCCCGACAGGCCCACTACCAGCGGCAATCCACCCAAGAACCATGAACATCACGATCTACGGCTGGAGTACTAGCCAGCGGAAACAGAGAAACCAGTGCTCACCACACGCATGTTGGGCTCGACTCAAGCACGTTCAAACCATCTGCGGAACAGTCCCCGCTCCACTCTCGCTCCGGCTCCTTCGCGTCGAGCATGCCATTTCTGACCCCTTCACTGCCAACGAGATTCGAACACCCCGTCTTCCTGCACGAACGGGGAAACCGCAGGAGAAACATCGTCGTCCAGTGCAGTTCACTGCCGTTGCACGTCGTGGGACGCACCGCAGCGCCCCAGGATTGCCCCATAGAATTCGTGTGAAAACCGGACATCAGCCTCGGACTGCTTCCGGAGTTACTGCTTATCTCATCGGTACCTGATGCGATACAAGAGGCAGCCTCGGTTGTGGTCCAGCCGCGTGTCGCTAGGTGAGCACTCTCGCCCGAGTCTCAACCGATCTCAGGCCAGCCCTTTTCCTCGCGAAAGCGTTGAAGAAGCCGACGATTCGGACTGCCATCGGCCAGCCTGTAGACTTGCCGGAACTCGCCATCTTCGCCGCGCTCCGACTTGCTCAGCAAGATCCCGTACTCGTAGACAGCCTCAGATTCAACCTCGCCACCCTCAGTGTACTCTCGAGTTACACCGTGCTGGACGTTTTCCCTAAAGTATGACTCCCCCTTAAGCACTCCTGACGGATACCAGTCGCGGGCCGGGCCTTCTTGCATACCGTGGCGGTAGCACACTTCGGACAAGCCCGATGGCGACCCATCGTCGTAGCCGACACCCGTGAACAGTTCGCCGCGCCACCGGTAGATCAGCTCCTCGTCGTACTCCAGCTCCGAGTCGGGCACCCTCATCACCGAGCCTTCCGCAGAGTCCACTTGCCCCTCCGTAACCATCACTTGCCGAGGATCCACGCGCAGTTCGGGCACATCTCGATAAACTCTCCCTGAGCTGCTCCGCGGAGCCTCACATTGTAGAAGATGAAGTCGTCGATCTGCGATCCGGACCGCGCGAAGAGCCCCTGGTTTACCGCATTTATCTCCGAGTGGGCTCCAGGAGTACCTTTATAAGGCGCGCCCGGCCCGGGGAACTCATCTAGGCGTTGCTGCAGGACCGGGTGCAGCGGGTCCGGGACGCCGGTGTTCTGGCCGAAGAATATATCACCCGTCTTCGTATCCATCGCACCTGTCAAGACTGGCCCTCGCTGTCGAATCGACTGCGTCGCGACGACCTGCGACGCCCGCTGCTCGACTGCCGCCTGCAGAGCCGCAGGGTCCGCTGCTGCGGAAGCGGCTGCTTCAGGTGCCACGGCATCTGCCGCTGCAGCCTCTGGGCTCGCCACGGCGGTTGCGGCGATGGTGGCGGCTTTGCCGACGGCGAAGAGTTGGGAGTTGGGGTCAGCGCCGTGGGCGACCAGGGTTTGCTGGACCGCGGTGTCGCCGCGTTGGCAGATGCCGAGGACTCCGAGCACGGTCGGGCCGCAGGCGAGTGCGCCGAGATCGGCGATTTCGCTGATGAGTCCGGCAAGCAGGTCAAAGGCGCTGCCGGTGGGCTTGGGCAGGACGGGATGGGGTAAGGGGTAGTGCTTCGTCCGGTTGAGCCTTTTGTCCGCACCCCCCTTGAGCGTGCCTTCGTTGTAGAGGCAATCATGCTGGAAGTTGCAGCTGGCGGCGGCCCCGGGATCGAGATTCGGATCATGGATCGCACTCGGCCCGTCGTAGTAGTAGTCCACACACTGGGCACCCATGTCCGAGCCCACGCAGGCGCTGGGATACGGCTCCAAACCAGTGGGGTCACTCGTAGACACGGGATTGTCGGCACCGTAGGCGTAGCCGTTCGTCCCCTGGGACTGCGCAAGGTTCAGCACCGGGTCGACGGAGAGGAAGCGCCCCGTGGTGGGGTCGTAAGTTCGGGCGCCGATGTCGGTCAGGCCCGTGTTGGGGTCTTGGGGTTTGTTGAGGAAGCCGTGGGCGTCGGGCCAGGTGCCGCTCGTGGTGGTGCCGGTGGTCGTGGTGGTGACGGATCCGAGGGGGTTGCCGTAGGGGTCGAGTGCGCGGCGGGTGATGGCGCCGGTGTCGGGCCGGTACGCGATTTGCATGCTGCCGTGCGGGTCACCAGCGACATAGGTGGGGTTGGCGCCGCCGACCCGCAACGCCACGGTTTGGTCGTTGATCTGGTAGTAGCGGGTGCCGGTCACCGTCGCTGTCGACGTGTTGTAGGTGAGCTCCTCACCCGGCAGGTACAGGGTGGTCGAGCCCGGATCGTGGCGGACCAGTTCGTTGCCGTCGGCGTCGTAGACGTAGGACGTGGTGCCGGCTGGGGCGGCGACGCTGGCGAGATGGTTCTCCGCGTCCCAGGTCAGAGTCTGGTTCCCGGCGGGAACCGTCCGGGTGAGGGTGTTCCCGTCCGCGTCGTAGGTGTAGCCCGTACTCGAGTTCCCGCCGGGACCGGTGGTGGCGGTCGAGGTGAGCGTGGCGGCCTGTGGGGTGGCGGCGGAGGGGTAGGTGTAGTTGGTGGTGGTGTCGCCGCCGGTGTTGCCGGGCAGCGCGTGGATGGTTTGAGTTTGGCGGAGGCCGGTGGGGTCGAAGGTCCAGGACTGCCAGTAGGGCTGGGTACCACCGATCACGCTGGTGGTGGGGCTGGCGGCGCAGCTATCGGTGGCGGTCCAGGCTTGGCTGAGCCGGTCGAGGGCGTCGTAGGCGTAGCACTGGGTCTCGGTGGGGCCACCTTGCACGCCTTGGACGTCGACGGTGCGGATGGGATTGCCGACGGGGTCGTAGCGGTAGGTGGTGTCGTCGAGTTGGGGTGTGCCGGTTTGGGCGGAGTAGTTGACGTGGTTCAACCGGCGGGTTTGCGCGTCGTAGTCGTAGGTCAGCCATGACGCCATGCCGATGTCACCCATGCTGACCTGCGCGGGCTCGCCGTAGGGGGTGTAGGCGACGGAGGAGACGTAGCCGTTGTAGCCGTCGGAGCTGGTCGCGTTGCCGAGCGAGTCGTAGAGGGTGGAGACCCATTCCCCGGGCAGCCCCCCACCGGGCGCGGGCAGTGTGGAGGCCAGCCGGCCGGGATCGCTCCACTCGTATTGGGTGGTGTGGTTACCGGACAGCCCGGTTTCGCTGCTGGGGAGGCCGATGGTGAGGCTGGTGGGGTTGCCCTCGCCGTCGTAGCCGCCGTAGCCGACGAGGTAGTTGCCTTGGGGGGTGTAGCGGGTGGAGTAGGTCAGCTTGCCTTTCTGGACGGTGTCGTACACCCAGGAGGCGAGTTTGGTGCCGGTGGTGGAGCCGGAATATTCGGCGGTTGCCCGGCCGATGGGGTCGTAGGTGTAGGCCAGCGTTTGGTTGCGGGCGTCGGTGGAGCTGGTGAGCTGTCCAGCCAGGTCGTAGGTGTAGTGGGTGGTGCCAGTGCCGGGGTCGGTGGCCTGGATCTTGTTGCCGAGCAGGTCGTAGGTGGAGGTCCAGACGTTGCCGCTCGCGTCGGTGATCTTGGTCAGCTGCCCGAGCGGGTTGTAGGCCTGCAGGGTGGACTGGTAGGTGCCGCCGGTGACGACGCTGCCGTTGATCGTGGGCGCCGTCGTGAACTGGCGGGTTTCGGTGGTGTGGCCGCGAGTGTCGGTGAGCGTGCTGGTGGTGACTCCGCCGGCCGGCGGGATGGTGGTGGTGCGGTCTCCGCCGTAGACGGTTTTGGTGTCCCAGGTGAAGGTGACCCCGTTGTAGGCGGCGGCGTCGATGATCCGTCCCGCACCGTCGTAGGTGTCGACGGTGCGGCTGTCGACCGCGGAGTCGGCGACCGAGATCATGGTGGAGGGGGCACCGTCGGTGTAGTAGCGGTCGTGGGTGCTGGTGACCCAGCCGTGGGAGTCGTAGAAGCTGTCGGAGACCGTTCTCCCGCCGCCTTCGGCGTCGGTCTGGGTCTGTTTGAGCTGCCCGAGCGCGTCGTAGATCTTGATTGAGGTGACGTAGGTGTTCGCGGTGGTCGTGTGTACCAGGGTTTTGGTGGTCACCGCGGGCGGGGTGGTGGCGGAGAGCTGGTAGGCGTAGGTGGTCGACGCGGGGTCGTTGGAGGCCATGCTGTGCCCCGGCAGCCACACTGCGGTGAGCCGGCCGAGCGGGTCGTAGGTGGCGTCGGTGCGGTGCCCGGCCACGTCGAGGGTCGAGGTGGTGGCGCCGCGCCCGGCGTCGACGTTCACGGTGGTGGTCTGGTTGGCGGCGTTGGTGGTGACGGTCTGGGTCAGGCTCCCGCCGTCGGACGGGGTGTAGGCCAGCGTCGTGTGGCGGTTCAACCCGTCTGTGGAGACGAGCGGTCGACCGGAGCTGTCGTAGGTGGCGGTGCTGGTGGTCGCGAAGGTGAGGGTGCCGCCGTTGTTGCTGGTGGCGGTGTCGGTGCGGGTCACGTCCCCTGTGCTCGGGGCTGCGGCGAGGCTGGTGGATCCGTCGTAGAAGTTGCGGACATCGGAGAGGATCGGGGATGGCATCGTGCCGGGTGCGGGGCAGGTTTGCTGCGAGGTGATGGTTTCGGCGGCCTTGTCGCGGATCCAGGACGTCGTGTTGTCGGCGTAGGAGGTGATAGTGCACATGTCGGGGACGCCGTCACCGGATGAGGTCGCGGCTGTGAGGCGGCCGAGGCTGTCGTAGACATTCGTGGTGGTCGCGGTGCGGGTGCCGCCGACGGCAAGGTCGGTGATATCGCGGGTCTTGGTGGGGGCCAGGACCGCCGCGATGAGAGCGGGCAGCCCGGTGCGGTTGCGGGTGGCGGTGGTGGCGATGGTGGACAGGTCGGTGATGGTGCTCGAGACCCGGGGTCCGGTAGGGCCGTTGAAGGTTTGGACCTCGCGGGGGTTGTCAGAGTAGAGGTCGCTGTCACGGACGGTTTCGCCGAGGGAGTCGGGGACCGTGGCGGTGCGG
Proteins encoded in this region:
- a CDS encoding RHS repeat-associated core domain-containing protein — encoded protein: MALVIVAALVTSLLTAPAIAAAVENAKPPVPVTPQIPHRDVPLPARGQAAAPPAAVPAAVLPASGNADVAPRSATTPGRVGPTPITVAAAAPGRTTPALKVHLADPTAARDAGVTGVLFSLERTPGSTGDLATVGVDYSQFRDVTAGFGDRAQLVQLPACVLITPAAPQCRIQTPIPSAEANRTTNTITAQVSFGPRSQATAKAARPDSTATPSTTSNVIVLATATSSSGPTGTFTASSLSPSGSWSVTGDSGQFGWSYPIAVPPAASGTVAPKIALSYSSSSVDGRTSSTNNQVSWVGEGWDYTPGYIERTYRQCSDDTTLPAAQQTDDLCWAGQVVTMDLGGTSMHLVRDDATGSWHPVADNGARVELLTGSGNGALNGEYWKITTVDGTQYFFGRNSGPGYTNQGTTNSTWTTPVYGAHPGDPCYNASGFAASSCAQAWRWNLDYVEDTHGNVTTYYYTPETNFYGANNGTTGVAYTRGGYLSRIDYGLRDENGTIYAHPAPDEVQFTVAERCVPTSTFSCDPSLFTAANASKWPDTPQDQQCLAGATCNNHAPTFWTTKRLTNITTQYYNGTGYTKVDAYALAQQFASSGDPALWLNSITRTGFKPDGTSITLPPVSFAGQVMDNRVAGYNNQPPMARWRLTNITAETGQRTLISYSQPECTATNVPADPSQDTKRCFPVYWAFPYQTNPTLDYFHKYVVTSVQVQDPNALSPSQLTSYTYVGAPAWHFDDNEIVKPAHRTYGQFRGYSEVDVTTGDSGNNTNGHADTTTLTKTTYYRGMDGDTLPGGATRTATVPDSLGETVRDSDLYSDNPREVQTFNGPTGPRVSSTITDLSTIATTATRNRTGLPALIAAVLAPTKTRDITDLAVGGTRTATTTNVYDSLGRLTAATSSGDGVPDMCTITSYADNTTSWIRDKAAETITSQQTCPAPGTMPSPILSDVRNFYDGSTSLAAAPSTGDVTRTDTATSNNGGTLTFATTSTATYDSSGRPLVSTDGLNRHTTLAYTPSDGGSLTQTVTTNAANQTTTVNVDAGRGATTSTLDVAGHRTDATYDPLGRLTAVWLPGHSMASNDPASTTYAYQLSATTPPAVTTKTLVHTTTANTYVTSIKIYDALGQLKQTQTDAEGGGRTVSDSFYDSHGWVTSTHDRYYTDGAPSTMISVADSAVDSRTVDTYDGAGRIIDAAAYNGVTFTWDTKTVYGGDRTTTIPPAGGVTTSTLTDTRGHTTETRQFTTAPTINGSVVTGGTYQSTLQAYNPLGQLTKITDASGNVWTSTYDLLGNKIQATDPGTGTTHYTYDLAGQLTSSTDARNQTLAYTYDPIGRATAEYSGSTTGTKLASWVYDTVQKGKLTYSTRYTPQGNYLVGYGGYDGEGNPTSLTIGLPSSETGLSGNHTTQYEWSDPGRLASTLPAPGGGLPGEWVSTLYDSLGNATSSDGYNGYVSSVAYTPYGEPAQVSMGDIGMASWLTYDYDAQTRRLNHVNYSAQTGTPQLDDTTYRYDPVGNPIRTVDVQGVQGGPTETQCYAYDALDRLSQAWTATDSCAASPTTSVIGGTQPYWQSWTFDPTGLRQTQTIHALPGNTGGDTTTNYTYPSAATPQAATLTSTATTGPGGNSSTGYTYDADGNTLTRTVPAGNQTLTWDAENHLASVAAPAGTTSYVYDADGNELVRHDPGSTTLYLPGEELTYNTSTATVTGTRYYQINDQTVALRVGGANPTYVAGDPHGSMQIAYRPDTGAITRRALDPYGNPLGSVTTTTTGTTTSGTWPDAHGFLNKPQDPNTGLTDIGARTYDPTTGRFLSVDPVLNLAQSQGTNGYAYGADNPVSTSDPTGLEPYPSACVGSDMGAQCVDYYYDGPSAIHDPNLDPGAAASCNFQHDCLYNEGTLKGGADKRLNRTKHYPLPHPVLPKPTGSAFDLLAGLISEIADLGALACGPTVLGVLGICQRGDTAVQQTLVAHGADPNSQLFAVGKAATIAATAVASPEAAAADAVAPEAAASAAADPAALQAAVEQRASQVVATQSIRQRGPVLTGAMDTKTGDIFFGQNTGVPDPLHPVLQQRLDEFPGPGAPYKGTPGAHSEINAVNQGLFARSGSQIDDFIFYNVRLRGAAQGEFIEMCPNCAWILGK
- a CDS encoding toxin-antitoxin system YwqK family antitoxin, encoding MDSAEGSVMRVPDSELEYDEELIYRWRGELFTGVGYDDGSPSGLSEVCYRHGMQEGPARDWYPSGVLKGESYFRENVQHGVTREYTEGGEVESEAVYEYGILLSKSERGEDGEFRQVYRLADGSPNRRLLQRFREEKGWPEIG
- a CDS encoding IclR family transcriptional regulator, which translates into the protein MANDSLTSVHRALNVLTALGSGPLGVQAVAEELGTEKTQISRTLKVLASEGFVERDPRTLEYSLGWRIFALAAAGTDSRLRRNAAKALRGLTRELGEPAYLTVREGSAALTVLSEQSGRGIQAHEWIGRASPLNCTSSGRALLLGLEADEVTDILSGCPTPWPGIGKAPRTVAAVLKRLRQEQRTGYVVSAEEYEVGLTAVAAPILGFQGTPVAAVNVSMPSFRLTPDGLQRVIAAVTAAAAGLSSNRDT
- a CDS encoding MmcQ/YjbR family DNA-binding protein — translated: MSAHSGEFQRMVDTLADVRRAEGGEYTSFSVRGKRFGYYWPRTQTVGLKQTLSEQQALVAERPHVFEEQFTAGGFGWVVVHLAEIEVDELSELVYEAWRLSAPEELAAQLPFPW
- a CDS encoding IS701 family transposase, which gives rise to MFDELTARIAGRFSRVEPRRRAEKLLLGLVSELPRKNCWTIAEHVGDATPDGLQHLLARAVWDADAVRDDLRDYVCDHLGSQNAVLIVDETGDLKKGTRTVGVQRQYTGTAGRIENSQVAVYLTYATTAGHAFIDRALYLPKSWTSDRERCAAAGISENMQFATKPALATTMIARALDAGVDAPWVTGDEVYGADPTLRAELERRGVGYVLAIGCDRRVTTGAGTFRPDELATRLPKHVWQRLSAGTGAKGHRFYDWALVDIDQDAEVGGHRWLLIRRNRRTRELAFYRCYAPTPVALPVLVRVAGTRWRVEESVQTGKGLAGLDQHQVRRWLSWHRWTVLATLAHAFLTVLAATEPTQTPTSTRWISLTCNEVQHLFATITTTLITGTTHHLRFSAWRRQHQHRARQAHYQRQSTQEP
- a CDS encoding class I SAM-dependent methyltransferase, with amino-acid sequence MPASPKRTQRSAPEPHELRKTAQSFGVDAARYDRTRPPYPDALVDRIAATGSDVVDVGCGTGIAARQFQAAGCTVLGVEPDARMADFARHTGVDVEVATFEAWDPAGRTFDAVVAGTAWHWVDPVAGAAKAARVLRPGGRLAPFHHVFQTPSKVLEALATSYRRVAPDSPFDARRLLGSALDTYQPLFTRIADGIREVGGLGEPEQWRFDWERVYTRDEWLDQLPTLGANTQLPPASMAEILDGVGAAVDAMGGSFTMRYTTVAVTALRTTAS
- the asnB gene encoding asparagine synthase (glutamine-hydrolyzing), yielding MCGIVAWYSQSTGPELVETGREMLSRIVHRGPDDSGQTLVGERTWLGHNRLSIVGLEDGAQPLEGPRGWAMVCNGEIYNDAQLRESLSGFRFGTGSDNESALALLALHGPRALDRLQGMWALCAATPDGRFIAARDRLGIKPLYWAKVGDTHLFASEMRAFSLDVQHAVAAFPPGCWWTPEDGLVRFAEAVTPAEVRADAVEQRTRDVLVDSIRRHLMADVEVGVFLSGGLDSSIVAAVAADEYARRGARLKTFSVGTTGSPDLAAAREAAEFLGTEHHEAVFDAAQAIDALEDVIASVESYDAGLIRSAVPNWFLAELAARHVKAVLTGEGADELFAGYGYYHEQHPAPGELRRELERTVGLLHGLNLQRCDRVTMAHGLEARVPFLDTAVVTHAMSLPDEVKLLGEDGIEKSHLRRAFTGWLPDSVLWRRKLEFGTGSGAQDLLTPYWERQVSDDDLAVARADTDTQVRSKEELAYYRAFRRALPEIRPHSVLTRFALA